One window of the Nocardia huaxiensis genome contains the following:
- the proC gene encoding pyrroline-5-carboxylate reductase, giving the protein MTRIAVIGGGRIGEALIAGLLESGRASKDLVVCEPVAARGELLAQRFGVRVTGEVADAATGADLIVIAVKPGDVDGVLTDLAKIELGNDSDAVLVSLVAGVPTLRFENKLPAGFPVVRVMPNTPMLVGQGMSAIAAGRYARKEQLALVTEMLESVGKVVTVSEPQMDAVTAVSGSGPAYFFLVVEAMIDASVGLGLTRDVATQLVVQTMLGSAALLEESGQSAVELRAAVTSPAGTTAAALRELERGAVRSAFHEALNAAKRRSAEQGAVAD; this is encoded by the coding sequence ATGACGAGGATTGCGGTGATCGGCGGAGGCCGGATCGGTGAGGCGTTGATCGCCGGCCTGCTCGAATCCGGGCGTGCCAGCAAGGATCTGGTGGTGTGTGAGCCGGTGGCGGCTCGCGGTGAGTTGCTGGCGCAGCGTTTCGGTGTGCGAGTTACCGGCGAGGTCGCCGATGCCGCGACCGGAGCCGATCTCATTGTCATCGCGGTGAAGCCGGGCGATGTCGACGGTGTGCTCACCGATCTGGCCAAGATCGAGCTGGGCAACGACAGCGACGCCGTGCTGGTGTCCCTCGTCGCGGGTGTGCCGACCCTCCGTTTCGAGAACAAACTGCCCGCCGGGTTCCCGGTGGTCCGGGTCATGCCGAACACCCCGATGCTGGTGGGTCAGGGCATGAGCGCCATCGCCGCGGGCCGCTACGCCCGCAAGGAGCAGTTGGCGCTGGTGACCGAGATGCTGGAGTCGGTCGGCAAGGTGGTCACCGTCTCCGAGCCGCAGATGGACGCGGTGACCGCGGTGTCGGGTTCCGGCCCCGCCTACTTCTTCCTGGTCGTCGAGGCCATGATCGACGCGTCGGTGGGCCTGGGCCTGACCCGCGATGTGGCGACCCAGCTGGTCGTCCAGACCATGCTCGGTTCGGCCGCCCTGCTGGAGGAGTCGGGCCAGTCTGCCGTGGAGTTGCGCGCGGCCGTCACCTCGCCCGCCGGGACGACCGCCGCGGCCTTGCGTGAACTCGAGCGCGGCGCGGTGCGTTCGGCCTTCCACGAGGCGCTGAATGCCGCAAAACGTCGTTCTGCCGAACAGGGCGCGGTCGCGGACTAA
- a CDS encoding helix-turn-helix domain-containing protein — protein MMSGNSQARSGNSPISTANVIGGGTQFLTVAEVANLMRVSKMTVYRLVHSGELPAVRVGRSFRVHAKAVHDYLETSYFDAG, from the coding sequence ATGATGTCTGGAAACAGTCAAGCGAGGTCCGGAAACAGCCCAATCAGCACAGCAAACGTCATAGGCGGCGGAACGCAGTTCCTCACCGTCGCCGAAGTGGCGAATCTGATGCGGGTATCCAAGATGACGGTGTACCGGCTGGTGCATTCGGGAGAGCTGCCCGCGGTGCGGGTAGGCAGATCCTTCCGGGTTCATGCCAAGGCCGTGCACGACTACCTGGAGACGTCCTACTTCGACGCGGGGTAG
- a CDS encoding 30S ribosomal protein bS22, whose product MGSVIKKRRKRMSKKKHRKLLRRTRVQRRKLGK is encoded by the coding sequence ATGGGTTCTGTGATCAAGAAGCGCCGCAAGCGCATGTCGAAGAAGAAGCACCGCAAGCTGCTTCGTCGCACACGCGTTCAGCGTCGCAAACTCGGCAAGTAA
- a CDS encoding NAD-dependent epimerase/dehydratase family protein produces MGAGRVGSGVAGTRDGQAPKVVMVTGASRFFGGTVVARLAADPAIERIIAVDAKQPSPDMLRRMGRAEFVRADIRNPLIRKVVDGNQVDTVVHPAALSRPPAGGGRAAMKDMNVLGAMQLFAVCRKASSVRRVVVRSSSAVYGCSAKDPVKFTEEMSARTPPSGWFAKDMIEVEGFVRGLARRRPDICTAILRFPPIVGPQLAHRGVQYFRSPVTPTILGRDPRLQFLHEEDAIAALTHATVAAPGGTFNVAGDGAMALSQAIRRAGRVELPVPYTVFRTVGRTFMGPVMREFTAEQIDYFHFGCGLDTTRMRTELGFEPRWTTVQAFDDFIGGAALRPVIDPAWIDAAENKLLGLLGAGTGAHQ; encoded by the coding sequence ATGGGGGCTGGCAGAGTGGGATCCGGCGTGGCAGGGACCCGGGACGGGCAGGCGCCCAAGGTGGTGATGGTGACCGGTGCGAGCCGGTTCTTCGGTGGCACCGTGGTGGCCCGTCTGGCCGCTGATCCTGCCATCGAGCGCATCATCGCGGTGGACGCCAAACAACCCAGTCCGGACATGCTGCGCCGCATGGGGCGGGCCGAGTTCGTTCGAGCCGATATTCGAAATCCGTTGATACGCAAGGTCGTCGACGGAAACCAGGTGGACACGGTGGTGCACCCCGCGGCGTTGTCGCGTCCGCCGGCCGGTGGCGGCCGGGCCGCCATGAAGGATATGAACGTCCTGGGCGCCATGCAGCTTTTCGCGGTGTGCCGCAAGGCTTCCAGCGTGCGCCGCGTGGTGGTGCGGTCCTCGTCGGCCGTCTACGGGTGCAGCGCCAAGGATCCTGTGAAATTCACCGAGGAAATGTCCGCGCGCACACCACCGAGCGGCTGGTTCGCCAAGGACATGATCGAGGTGGAGGGATTCGTGCGCGGCCTGGCGCGGCGCCGTCCCGATATCTGCACCGCCATATTGCGTTTCCCGCCGATCGTGGGCCCGCAATTGGCGCATCGCGGGGTGCAGTATTTCCGTTCGCCGGTGACGCCCACCATCCTGGGGCGGGATCCGCGCCTGCAATTCCTCCACGAGGAGGACGCGATCGCCGCGCTGACGCATGCCACGGTGGCTGCGCCGGGCGGCACCTTCAATGTGGCCGGTGACGGCGCCATGGCGCTGTCGCAGGCCATCCGCCGGGCCGGGCGGGTCGAATTACCGGTCCCGTACACGGTTTTCCGCACCGTGGGGCGCACTTTCATGGGCCCGGTCATGCGGGAGTTCACCGCCGAACAAATCGACTATTTCCATTTCGGTTGTGGTCTGGACACCACCCGGATGCGCACCGAACTGGGTTTCGAGCCGCGCTGGACCACGGTGCAGGCTTTCGACGACTTCATAGGGGGCGCAGCGTTGCGGCCCGTGATCGATCCCGCGTGGATCGATGCCGCAGAGAACAAACTTCTCGGCCTGCTCGGGGCCGGGACGGGAGCACACCAATGA
- a CDS encoding lysophospholipid acyltransferase family protein has protein sequence MNDVAKVIRLHDVDFEARHRPSRVWPEEPVLKPVTSLTDRLAEVEAQQPKSLGEMIRGAVTEGVGHAADFARRRLTGDYQVDEFGLDEHLLETLILPMLRPLSDVWFRVQVSGIENVPEVGGALIVANHAGTIPLDGLMLQLAVHDKHPKQRALRLLAADLIFQLPVVGGWARKAGHTLACPADAERLLRAGEVAGVFPEGFKGIGKPYSDRYKLQRFGRGGFVSAAVRTGVPIIPCSIVGSEEIYPKLADLKPLARLLGLPYFPVTPLFPHLGPLGALPLPSKWHIEFGEPIPTTQYEPADADDPMTMFEITDQVRETIQTTLYKNLTKRRNPFTG, from the coding sequence ATGAACGACGTAGCGAAGGTGATCCGGCTTCACGACGTGGATTTCGAGGCGCGGCATCGCCCGTCGCGGGTCTGGCCCGAGGAGCCGGTTCTGAAACCGGTGACCTCGCTGACCGATCGGCTCGCCGAAGTCGAGGCGCAGCAGCCGAAATCGCTGGGGGAGATGATTCGGGGGGCTGTCACCGAGGGGGTCGGTCACGCCGCGGATTTCGCTCGCCGCCGCCTCACCGGCGACTACCAGGTCGACGAATTCGGCTTGGACGAGCACCTTTTGGAAACCCTGATCCTGCCCATGCTGCGCCCGCTCTCGGACGTCTGGTTCCGGGTGCAGGTCAGCGGTATCGAGAATGTGCCCGAGGTGGGTGGCGCGCTGATCGTGGCCAATCACGCCGGCACCATTCCGCTGGACGGGCTCATGCTGCAGCTGGCCGTGCACGACAAGCATCCCAAGCAGCGGGCGCTGCGCCTGCTGGCGGCGGATCTCATCTTCCAGCTGCCGGTGGTGGGCGGTTGGGCGCGCAAGGCCGGCCACACCCTGGCCTGCCCGGCGGATGCCGAAAGGCTGTTGCGCGCAGGCGAAGTCGCGGGCGTGTTCCCGGAGGGCTTCAAGGGCATCGGCAAGCCGTACTCGGACCGGTACAAGTTGCAGCGTTTCGGCCGTGGTGGTTTCGTCTCGGCGGCGGTGCGCACGGGTGTGCCGATCATTCCGTGCTCCATCGTGGGTTCGGAGGAGATCTATCCGAAGCTGGCCGATCTCAAGCCGCTGGCGCGACTGCTCGGTCTGCCGTATTTCCCTGTGACGCCGCTGTTCCCGCATCTGGGGCCGTTGGGCGCGCTGCCGCTGCCGTCGAAGTGGCATATCGAATTCGGTGAGCCGATTCCGACCACGCAATACGAGCCGGCGGATGCGGATGATCCGATGACGATGTTCGAAATCACCGATCAGGTCCGCGAAACCATTCAGACCACCCTCTACAAAAATCTGACGAAGCGCCGTAATCCCTTCACCGGATAG
- a CDS encoding HAD family hydrolase — MRWGQGLQDLQDQFTRITRSPFGPSEEEVRANLAGEASADAALALVDAEQALHDDTGRPPVPRDLTAAAFFDVDNTMVQGASIVHFARGLAARKYFKTSDLVDVAWKQVKFRVTGKENTADMASGKEKALSFIAGRSTAELAALGEEIYDEIIADKIWPGTRALAQMHLDAGQQVWLVTATPVELAQVIAKRLGLTGALGTVAESHDGVFTGRLVGDILHGLGKAHAVRTLAIREGLNLKRCTAYSDSHNDVPMLSLVGTAVAINPDADLREVAKNRGWEIRDFRTGRKAAKVGVPTALALGAAGGAAAAVISRKRESKAS, encoded by the coding sequence TTGCGCTGGGGACAGGGCCTGCAGGATCTGCAGGATCAGTTCACCCGCATCACGCGCAGTCCGTTCGGCCCGAGCGAGGAAGAGGTCCGCGCCAATCTGGCCGGCGAAGCCAGCGCCGACGCCGCGCTCGCCCTGGTCGACGCCGAACAGGCGCTGCACGACGACACCGGCAGACCACCGGTCCCGCGTGATCTCACCGCGGCCGCGTTCTTCGATGTGGACAACACCATGGTGCAGGGCGCGTCCATCGTGCATTTCGCGCGCGGGCTGGCCGCACGCAAATACTTCAAGACCTCGGACCTGGTCGATGTCGCCTGGAAACAGGTGAAATTCCGGGTCACCGGCAAGGAGAACACGGCCGACATGGCCAGCGGCAAGGAGAAGGCGCTGTCCTTCATCGCCGGTCGCTCCACCGCCGAACTGGCCGCGCTCGGCGAGGAGATCTACGACGAGATCATCGCCGACAAGATCTGGCCCGGCACCCGGGCGCTGGCGCAGATGCACCTGGACGCCGGGCAGCAGGTGTGGCTGGTCACGGCCACGCCGGTCGAACTCGCGCAGGTCATCGCCAAACGCCTCGGCCTCACCGGCGCGCTGGGCACGGTCGCGGAAAGCCACGACGGCGTGTTCACCGGCCGCCTGGTCGGCGACATCCTGCACGGCCTCGGCAAGGCGCACGCGGTCCGCACCCTCGCCATTCGCGAGGGCCTGAACCTCAAGCGCTGTACCGCCTACTCCGACAGCCACAATGACGTGCCCATGCTCTCGCTGGTCGGCACCGCCGTGGCCATCAATCCGGACGCGGACCTACGCGAGGTCGCCAAGAACCGAGGCTGGGAAATCCGCGACTTCCGCACCGGCCGCAAGGCCGCGAAGGTCGGTGTGCCCACGGCGCTCGCACTCGGTGCGGCGGGTGGCGCGGCGGCGGCGGTGATTTCGCGCAAGCGGGAGTCGAAGGCAAGCTGA
- a CDS encoding glutaredoxin family protein, with translation MSEPTHTVTLLTRAGCGLCAVALDELRVICADFGIEPGTTDVDAAAATDPGLRAEYGDRLPVVLLDGREHSYFDVDEDRLRADLAR, from the coding sequence ATGAGTGAGCCCACACATACGGTGACCCTGCTGACCCGCGCCGGCTGCGGCTTGTGCGCGGTCGCGCTGGACGAATTACGCGTCATCTGCGCGGATTTCGGGATCGAACCGGGAACCACCGATGTGGACGCGGCCGCCGCGACCGATCCGGGCCTGCGCGCCGAATATGGCGACCGGTTGCCCGTGGTGCTGCTCGACGGCCGTGAGCACAGCTATTTCGACGTCGACGAAGACCGCTTGCGCGCTGACCTGGCCCGCTGA
- a CDS encoding redox-sensing transcriptional repressor Rex: MTEQHETPPSGVSRALQKDIPQATVARLATYLRVLAVLADDGVAIVSSEELAVAAGVGSAKLRKDLSFLGPNGVRGVGYDVIKLRDRIEDVLGLSEGHRVVLVGAGNLGRALVGYGGFRRRGFAMVGLFDNDPALIGSDVGGLVVRDVAELTSAMAVLEPTIAVLTVPDAAAQGVCDLLVEAGVQCILSFSPIALDAPETVEVRRVDLAVEMQLLSFELARNAESAAELAAGGELAAVARMTAPEATSKGAVVQP, encoded by the coding sequence GTGACAGAGCAGCACGAGACGCCGCCCAGTGGCGTCTCCAGGGCTCTGCAGAAGGACATCCCGCAGGCCACCGTCGCCCGGCTTGCCACGTATCTGCGCGTTCTCGCCGTACTCGCCGACGACGGTGTTGCCATCGTATCGAGTGAGGAACTGGCTGTCGCGGCGGGTGTCGGTTCGGCCAAGTTGCGCAAGGATCTCTCCTTCCTCGGACCCAATGGCGTGCGCGGCGTCGGCTACGACGTGATCAAGCTGCGCGACCGCATCGAGGATGTGCTCGGCCTGTCCGAGGGACATCGCGTGGTGCTGGTGGGCGCGGGCAATCTGGGCCGGGCGCTGGTCGGCTACGGCGGTTTCCGCCGCCGCGGTTTCGCCATGGTCGGGCTGTTCGACAACGATCCGGCGCTCATCGGCTCCGATGTGGGCGGACTGGTCGTCCGCGATGTCGCGGAATTGACTTCGGCGATGGCGGTATTGGAGCCGACCATCGCGGTGCTCACCGTTCCGGACGCGGCCGCGCAGGGCGTGTGCGATCTGCTGGTCGAGGCCGGAGTGCAGTGCATTCTGAGCTTCTCGCCGATCGCCCTGGACGCGCCGGAGACGGTGGAGGTGCGGCGCGTCGACCTGGCGGTCGAAATGCAGCTGCTGAGCTTCGAATTGGCTCGCAATGCCGAATCGGCCGCGGAACTCGCGGCGGGCGGTGAGCTTGCGGCGGTGGCGCGCATGACGGCGCCGGAGGCAACCAGCAAGGGAGCGGTGGTCCAGCCATGA
- a CDS encoding glutamyl-tRNA reductase yields the protein MSVLLVGISHRSAPVSVLEKVAITEHDRPKLTDKMLASSHVSEAMIVSTCNRVEIYAVVDAFHPALGEISELLTKHSGLPLPELTKHAYVRYAEAAAEHLFAVASGLDSMVVGEQQVLSQIRAAYAASDSQQASGRTLHELAQHSLRVGKRVHSETGIDRAGASVVSVALDRARTILGAAELDPEDAATVSETAAPFASALVGRTALVLGAGAMGGLAAAQLARAGVGRIIVVNRTLERAARLANTATEMHGVPAEAMEMDRMVEAMAAADIVITCTGAVGAVVTLADVHRALAAKTSGDHLVICDLGLPRDVEHAVAGLPGVTVIDMETLQRDPSAGAAADDTAAARTIVAEELAKYLSGQRMAEVTPTVAALRQMAADVVESELLRLDSRLPGLAAGEREEVARTVRRVVDKLLHAPTVRVKQLASTPGGDSYAEALRELFELKPGAAQAVAAPMEIAAKGGALADDFTPSHPGDDKGPTA from the coding sequence ATGAGTGTGCTTCTCGTCGGGATCTCACATCGAAGCGCCCCGGTTTCGGTGCTGGAGAAGGTCGCGATCACCGAGCACGACCGGCCCAAGCTCACCGACAAGATGCTGGCCTCGAGCCACGTGTCCGAGGCGATGATCGTCTCCACCTGCAACCGCGTGGAGATCTACGCGGTGGTCGACGCCTTCCACCCCGCGCTCGGCGAGATCAGCGAACTGCTCACCAAGCATTCGGGTCTGCCGCTGCCGGAACTCACCAAGCACGCCTACGTGCGCTACGCGGAAGCCGCGGCCGAGCATCTGTTCGCCGTCGCCTCCGGCCTGGATTCCATGGTGGTGGGTGAGCAGCAGGTGCTCAGCCAGATTCGCGCCGCCTACGCCGCCTCGGATTCGCAGCAGGCGTCCGGGCGCACACTGCACGAGCTGGCCCAGCATTCGCTGCGGGTCGGCAAGCGAGTGCACTCGGAGACCGGCATCGACCGCGCGGGCGCGTCGGTGGTGTCGGTCGCGCTGGATCGGGCGCGCACGATTCTCGGTGCGGCGGAGCTGGATCCGGAGGACGCCGCCACCGTCTCCGAGACGGCCGCGCCGTTCGCTTCCGCGCTGGTCGGTCGCACGGCGCTGGTGCTCGGTGCGGGCGCCATGGGCGGACTCGCCGCCGCGCAGCTGGCGCGGGCCGGGGTCGGCCGGATCATCGTGGTGAACCGGACGCTGGAACGTGCCGCGCGCCTTGCCAATACGGCCACCGAGATGCACGGCGTGCCCGCCGAGGCCATGGAGATGGACCGCATGGTCGAGGCCATGGCCGCCGCCGACATCGTCATCACCTGTACCGGCGCGGTCGGCGCGGTGGTGACCCTCGCGGACGTGCATCGGGCGCTGGCCGCCAAGACCTCCGGTGACCATCTGGTCATCTGCGACCTGGGCCTGCCCCGCGATGTGGAGCACGCGGTGGCCGGGCTGCCGGGTGTGACCGTCATCGACATGGAGACGCTGCAGCGCGATCCGTCGGCCGGCGCGGCCGCCGACGACACCGCCGCCGCGCGCACCATCGTCGCCGAGGAACTCGCGAAATACCTTTCCGGACAGCGCATGGCCGAGGTCACCCCGACCGTGGCGGCGCTCCGGCAGATGGCCGCCGACGTGGTCGAATCCGAACTGCTGCGGCTGGATTCGCGACTACCCGGGCTGGCCGCCGGTGAGCGGGAAGAGGTCGCTCGCACGGTGCGGCGCGTGGTGGACAAGCTGCTGCACGCCCCGACGGTGCGGGTCAAACAGCTGGCGTCCACCCCGGGCGGCGACAGTTACGCCGAGGCGCTGCGGGAGCTGTTCGAGCTGAAACCCGGTGCGGCGCAGGCGGTTGCCGCGCCCATGGAGATCGCCGCCAAGGGTGGCGCGCTCGCCGACGATTTCACCCCCTCCCACCCCGGAGACGACAAGGGGCCGACCGCATGA
- the hemC gene encoding hydroxymethylbilane synthase: MVQETQDAVRETSENTVRGTTEFPWRIGTRGSLLALTQAGTVRDNIIATGQQAELVIVKTAGDLSSDPVEKIGVGVFTAALRAELAAGNVDIAVHSYKDLPTAPDPRFTMAAIPPREDPRDALVARDGLVLGELPPGSVIGTSAPRRSAQIKALGLGVEIVPLRGNLDTRLSKVATGELDAVVVARAGLARIGRLDAVTEALEPVQMLPAPAQGALAVECRSEDTELVTILSALDDYGTRAAITAERALLAELEAGCTAPVGALAEVVESLDDDGRVVEELSLRGCAAAIDGSDVIRASAVGSLADAAELGRSLARELLELGARDLLSASGSGAESSSATTSEAADETDSNPSPMENKR; the protein is encoded by the coding sequence ATGGTGCAGGAAACACAGGACGCGGTGCGCGAGACAAGCGAGAACACGGTGCGTGGTACGACTGAATTCCCTTGGCGTATCGGCACCCGCGGTTCACTGCTGGCGCTGACCCAGGCCGGAACCGTGCGCGACAACATCATCGCCACCGGCCAGCAGGCCGAGCTGGTGATCGTGAAGACCGCCGGCGACCTGTCCTCGGATCCGGTCGAGAAGATCGGCGTCGGCGTGTTCACCGCGGCCCTGCGTGCGGAGCTCGCGGCGGGGAACGTCGACATCGCCGTGCACTCGTACAAGGACCTGCCCACCGCGCCGGACCCGCGCTTCACCATGGCCGCGATTCCGCCGCGCGAGGATCCGCGCGACGCGCTGGTGGCGCGCGACGGCCTGGTGCTGGGCGAACTGCCCCCGGGCTCGGTCATCGGCACCTCCGCGCCGCGGCGTTCCGCGCAGATCAAGGCCCTGGGCCTGGGCGTCGAGATCGTCCCGCTGCGCGGCAATCTCGACACGAGACTCTCCAAAGTCGCCACCGGTGAACTCGATGCCGTCGTGGTGGCCCGGGCCGGTCTGGCCCGCATCGGCCGCCTCGATGCCGTCACCGAAGCGCTGGAGCCGGTGCAGATGCTGCCCGCTCCCGCCCAGGGCGCGCTCGCCGTGGAATGCCGCAGCGAGGACACAGAACTGGTGACCATCCTGTCCGCCCTCGACGATTACGGCACGCGTGCCGCGATCACCGCGGAGCGGGCGCTGCTGGCCGAGCTGGAGGCCGGTTGCACCGCGCCTGTCGGCGCGCTGGCCGAGGTCGTCGAATCCCTCGACGACGACGGCCGGGTGGTGGAGGAGTTGTCGCTGCGCGGTTGTGCGGCGGCGATCGACGGCTCGGATGTCATCCGGGCGTCTGCGGTCGGATCTCTCGCGGATGCCGCGGAGCTGGGCCGCTCATTGGCGCGCGAGCTCTTGGAGCTGGGGGCGCGCGACCTGCTCAGTGCTTCTGGATCAGGTGCTGAATCATCAAGCGCCACAACATCAGAGGCGGCAGACGAAACCGACAGCAATCCCAGCCCAATGGAGAACAAGCGATGA
- a CDS encoding uroporphyrinogen-III synthase, whose product MSRASKKHPGRILFVGSGPGDPALLTVRAREVLGRATLAFTDPDVDKGVLALIGTAVEPAADGTLPVDVRPALGDAAEVAKTLITEARNGFDVVRLVSGDPMTTDSVIQEVNAVTRSHMMFEVLPGLSAGTTVPAYAGIELGSSHTEVDVRGEVDWAAVAAAPGPLVLHATSGHLAETASALVEHGMAPQTPVAVTVRGTTRQQRTIDATLATLNNAASEMVGPLIVTVGKEVEKRSKTSWWESRALYGWTVLVPRTKEQAGEMSEKLVMHGAIPMEVPTIAVEPPRSPAQMERAVKGLVDGRYQWVVFTSTNAVRAVWEKFGEFGLDARAFSGVKIACVGEATAEKVRSFGINPELVPSGEQSSEGLLADFPPYDDVFDPVNRVLLPRADIATETLAEGLRDRGWEIDDVTAYRTVRASPPPAETREMIKTGGFDAVLFTSSSTVRNLVGIAGKPHARTIVACIGPKTAETAIEFGLRVDVQPEVAQVGPLVEALAEHAAHLRAEGLLPPPRKKSRRSR is encoded by the coding sequence ATGAGCCGAGCGAGCAAGAAGCACCCCGGTCGGATCCTTTTCGTGGGGTCCGGTCCGGGTGATCCGGCGCTGCTCACCGTGCGGGCCCGCGAGGTGCTCGGGCGGGCGACGCTGGCGTTCACCGATCCGGACGTCGACAAGGGCGTGCTCGCCCTGATCGGCACCGCGGTGGAACCCGCCGCCGACGGGACGCTGCCCGTCGATGTGCGTCCCGCCCTGGGCGATGCCGCCGAGGTGGCCAAGACCCTGATCACCGAGGCCCGCAATGGTTTCGACGTGGTGCGCCTGGTGTCCGGCGACCCGATGACCACCGATTCGGTCATCCAGGAGGTCAATGCCGTCACCCGCTCGCACATGATGTTCGAGGTGCTGCCCGGCCTGTCCGCCGGCACCACCGTGCCCGCCTACGCGGGTATCGAGCTGGGCTCCAGCCACACCGAGGTGGATGTGCGCGGCGAGGTCGACTGGGCCGCCGTCGCCGCCGCCCCCGGCCCGCTGGTGCTGCACGCCACCTCCGGCCACCTGGCCGAAACCGCTTCCGCGCTGGTGGAACACGGTATGGCGCCGCAGACCCCGGTCGCGGTGACCGTGCGCGGCACCACCCGCCAGCAGCGCACCATCGACGCCACCCTGGCGACGCTCAACAATGCGGCCTCCGAGATGGTGGGTCCGCTCATCGTCACCGTGGGCAAGGAGGTCGAGAAGCGTTCCAAGACTTCGTGGTGGGAGTCGCGGGCGCTCTACGGCTGGACCGTGCTGGTGCCGCGCACCAAGGAGCAGGCCGGTGAGATGAGCGAGAAGCTCGTCATGCACGGCGCGATTCCGATGGAGGTGCCGACCATTGCCGTCGAGCCGCCGCGCAGCCCCGCGCAGATGGAGCGCGCGGTCAAGGGCCTGGTGGACGGCCGCTACCAGTGGGTGGTGTTCACCTCCACCAACGCGGTGCGCGCGGTGTGGGAGAAGTTCGGCGAATTCGGTTTGGACGCGCGCGCTTTCAGCGGCGTGAAGATCGCATGCGTCGGTGAGGCGACCGCGGAGAAGGTGCGCTCGTTCGGCATCAACCCCGAGCTGGTGCCGTCGGGTGAGCAGTCGTCGGAGGGCCTGCTGGCCGACTTCCCGCCCTACGACGATGTTTTCGACCCGGTCAACCGAGTCCTGCTGCCGCGCGCCGACATCGCCACCGAGACCCTCGCCGAGGGCCTGCGCGATCGCGGCTGGGAGATCGACGACGTGACTGCGTACCGCACCGTGCGCGCTTCTCCGCCGCCGGCGGAAACCCGCGAGATGATCAAGACCGGCGGTTTCGACGCGGTGCTGTTCACCTCGTCCTCCACCGTCCGGAACCTGGTCGGCATCGCCGGTAAGCCGCACGCGCGCACCATCGTCGCCTGCATCGGCCCCAAGACCGCCGAGACGGCAATCGAATTCGGCCTGCGCGTGGACGTGCAGCCGGAGGTGGCCCAGGTCGGCCCACTCGTCGAGGCGCTCGCCGAGCACGCCGCCCACCTGCGCGCCGAGGGCCTGCTGCCCCCGCCGCGCAAGAAGAGCCGCCGCAGCCGGTAA
- a CDS encoding DUF4189 domain-containing protein, translating into MLAALATAGAALVVPVGPAQATTYYGAMATDAGRGALGMAWNLTSAAAAEQSALDQCGGNCTVLTTFTACGAVSHSDMANRYTGGNGGTRAEAEASSQWDADSRVVRSVCNG; encoded by the coding sequence TTGCTTGCTGCGCTGGCCACTGCGGGGGCGGCCCTGGTGGTGCCTGTCGGCCCTGCGCAGGCCACCACTTACTACGGGGCGATGGCGACCGATGCGGGGCGTGGGGCGCTCGGCATGGCCTGGAACCTCACCTCGGCGGCGGCCGCCGAGCAGTCGGCGCTGGATCAGTGCGGCGGGAACTGCACTGTGCTCACCACTTTCACCGCGTGCGGGGCGGTTTCGCATTCGGATATGGCGAACCGGTACACCGGGGGAAACGGCGGGACTCGGGCCGAGGCGGAGGCTTCGTCGCAGTGGGACGCCGACTCGCGGGTGGTGCGGTCGGTGTGCAACGGGTGA